The Bombus vancouverensis nearcticus chromosome 12, iyBomVanc1_principal, whole genome shotgun sequence genome contains a region encoding:
- the Herp gene encoding homocysteine-induced endoplasmic reticulum protein — MEGVAVKVIIKAPNQQIKDQIVNCDIGWTVRQLKEHLSDVYPSKPERASQKLIYSGQLLNDSTCLKDVLRHCNGQEDQTYIVHLVCASQKTSTNKITEQVVENTKTISIARSTVENTRLNNTNNIQNQSQHITNVATQHTPAQLYSTLQYFDPRNSQQMAWMQQAYTHYFTQYMQLMAAQGIQLQTSIPYVQQMNVNTNDNVQNPYTNNTNNNNNNNNNSNNNNNNNVGDEQQQPAAQEADVNGGNNGAGEDGAFNRDWLDVFYMLSRIILFFTLVYFYSSPLRFLIVTFLGFAMYLYQGGFFRVQPILLPENNNGRGDRVDNNNQILQNEAIGPQPAQQQNGQVPAVQAEARTNANEEHEEERPGALAFTWTFFSTFFASLFPDQPNVI; from the exons ATGGAAGGAGTCGCTGTCAAAGTAATAATAAAAGCACCGAATCAGCAGATAAAAGATCAAATCGTAAATTGTGATATTGGGTGGACCGTTCGCCAATTAAAAGAACATTTGTCCGATGTTTATCCTAGTAAACCA GAACGAGCAAGTCAGAAACTTATATATTCAGGACAATTATTAAATGATTCCACATGTTTAAAAGATGTGTTAAGACACTGTAATGGGCAAGAAGATCAAACCTATATAGTTCACTTAGTCTGTGCTTCACAAAAAACATCAACAAATAAAATAACTGAACAAGTTGTGGAAAATACAAAGACAATTTCTATTGCAAGAAGTACAGTGGAAAATACGAgattaaataatacaaataatatacaGAATCAAAGTCAACATATTACTAATGTTGCTACGCAACATACTCCGGCACAATTGTATTCTACACTACAATATTTTGATCCACGAAATAGTCAACAAATGGCTTGGATGCAACAAGCATATACCCATTATTTTACACAATATATGCAACT gaTGGCAGCACAAGGAATACAATTACAGACTAGCATTCCATATGTTCAGCAAATGAATGTCAATACAAATGATAATGTTCAAAATCCATATACAAATaacacaaataataataataataataataataatagtaataataataataataataatgtaggTGATGAGCAACAACAACCTGCTGCTCAAGAAGCTGATGTTAATGGAGGAAATAATGGTGCTGGAGAAGACGGTGCATTTAACAGAGATTGGCTAGATGTTTTTTATATGCTGTCCAGAATAATTCTTTTTTTCACTTTAGTATATTTTTACTCATCTCCTCTAAGATTTCTTATTGTTACGTTTCTTGGCTTTGCAATGTATCT ATATCAAGGTGGTTTTTTCCGGGTACAACCTATTCTATTACCTGAAAATAATAATGGTAGAGGAGATCGGGTGGATAACAATAACCAAATATTACAAAATGAAGCAATAGGTCCACAACCTGCACAGCAACAAAATGGTCAAGTGCCAGCTGTACAAGCAGAAGCAAGAACAAATGCAAATGAAGAACACGAAGAGGAAAGACCTGGTGCACTTGCTTTTACCTGGACATTTTTCAGTACATTTTTTGCTTCACTTTTTCCAGATCAACcaaatgttatttaa